The Microcystis aeruginosa NIES-843 sequence GTATAAATAAGAGTAAGTAAATAAACATGAGGCTCTTCTGGTACTGACAGTTTCTTCCGCCAAATAGCCCTAAAAGTCTTGCCCGATAAGCATTTCACGATTCTATAAGCAAAAATTATCACACAAAGTCGAGAGGAGCCAACATATGAGTTTAAAACCTCAATCTCTAAGAACAAAAAAACATTTTAGCATAAATGTATTACTAATCATCGTCATTCTTTCACTAAGTATTTTTTTGAGGTTTTTTGAATTATCCCAAAAACCCTATACAACAGACGAGGTAAGAACGCTGCTTAGTTCTTCAGGATATACCAGCCAAGAGCTTATCTCTCAATCTTTTAATGGACAAATTCTTACTGTTAAAGACCTAAACAAGTATCAAGACTTTGCCAGTGAGAAAACTGACAAAGATACTATTTACGCCGTAACTAAACAAGATTCCAATCCGCCTCTTTACTTTATCCTACTTCGCTACTGGATGAAATTTTGGGGTAATTCGGTTCTAGTGACTCGCGGTTTATCTGTGTTGATAGGCTTATTACTATTACCTGTGGTTTACTGGTTATCTTTAGAATTATTTTCATCAAGTATAGTAGGTTGGATGACAGTTTGCTTAATTGCTGTTTCTCCTTTCCATATGATTAATTCTCAGGAAATTCGTTTCTATAGTCTATTTTCGTTAGCAATTATATTATCTAGTTTGGCACTACTACGCAGCCTGAGAAGTAACAATAATTTTAACTGGTTAGGTTATGGATTAACTCTTGCATTAGGTATTTATTCACACGTTAATTTTATCTTTGTCTATTTTGCACAAACAGTTTATGTAATTGTTACTCAAAAATTTAAGTTTAATAAATTAATACTAAACCATATACTGGCTTCTACCATTTTATTTGTTTCCTTTCTTCCTTGGGCTTTATTTATTATTATAAATTGGAGCAACCTCACATCTGGGCTAGGCTGGATGACTAACTTTCAAATTAGTGTCCTTGAAAGAATATTAACAATTATTTTTAATACATCCACAGTTTTAGTGGATTTTAACAACCAGTTCAATTTTAAAAACCCCTTACCGTATCTAATATTTATTATCATTATATATTCCTTTTGGTTTATGTATCGCAAGGCTCCATTTCATACTTTCTTATTTATAGCTCTATTAGTTATCATACCTGGTCTATCCCAGATTATTCCCGACTTTTTGCAAGGTGGTAGAAGAACTATATACTCTCGCTATCTTACTCCAAGCTATATAGGGGTTAGTCTGTCTGTTGCTTATTTACTTGCTTCTAAAGCTTTTCATGGTGTTGAAAAGCCTCTCAAAAGAAGGTTATGGCAATTGATCAGCATAGCCATAATTTCTCTAGGAATATTTTCCTCTCTTGCTATTGCTAAATCTCCTACGGGAAGAACTCAAGGAATTGTACCTATTATGAACTTACAGATTGCTGAAGTAATTAACAAATCACCTAATGTCTTAGTAATTACTGATGATATGTACCATCGAGTTCTGGCTTTAACTCACTTACTAAATTCAGATGTTTATCTACAGGTTGTCTATGGGGAAAATCAAAAGGAACTAGAAGAAAAACTATCTAAATTAGAGCAAATAGGTAGTAAATTTGACAATATATTTCTATACATCCCCTCTGATCAATTAATTCAGCAAATCGAGACTAATGGTTACAATACTCAGCTTATAGTCAGTGATAAGGATAAAAAGCGATATTGGCTTTATAAAATAACTAAGTAGGGTCTGGATTTGCCCAATACATGAATGCTAAAAAATTAACAAAACCTTGATTGACAAGCTGCCACTGGGTACACTTTCCCCTTGAAAATGGCTGTACCGTTGGCTGTATCTAGACTAGAGCGATTCCGTAGAGTTGGCTGTATAGTGATCGCTAACCTTATTAACACAGATGATGTCATTAATCTCTAGAGTCAGCGATTCCTTCTGTAGCCATGTTTTTGATGGTTTTCTCCCCTGAAACAAGCTATAATGGCAAAAAGGTCAAATTTGAAAAATTTTGGGCGTTGCTGAATCAAAATATGAATGCCAACTGTGCAGGTTCCCGTGCAAAAGTTAGTTTGGGTCTAGGTTTTAAAAATCCCAGACAAGAAGATTCCTATCTCAAATCAGCAACCCCAGGATTTCATGGGTATTTCCTCGGTTTGGGTGATTTGAGCTTCTATCAAGAGTTGGCTGAATATCGGTGTAAGTCTTGCTATCAAAGAGTTTTGGGCTTTTTTGACCAGAAAGTGGCAGAAACAAAGGTTGGGAAATCAAAATAAGCTAAGAGGTTTATCCTTTTACAATGTGATCACTAAACTGTTCCGCAGTTCCGTCGTTCCCGAAAAGAAAAACTTTGTACTTCACCATTAAGATAACTGCTATAGTATCGAGGAAAACTAGAATTGTCTATGAACACATTTACCCCCCATCAAATTGTTAGTTTATTCTGCAAAAATCGAACTTTATACGGAGAAGTAATTCAGGTGATCGAAAGTCGTTCGGCTCTTTGGGTGCGTCCTCTTTGGTTAATTGTAGCCGATAGTTTTGAGACAATTGATGTGCGGGAAGGTTCCGATTTAATCCTGCCGATGGACTTATTTAAACCCGCCTTAGACACGGAAGTTTTACCCCTATTCTCCCAAGTTATTAAAGATAATTATATCACTAATATCTCCTATCCTCTCCAGGAATTTGTGCGGAAAGTGTGTCAAAATTATCCCGAATATTTTTAGAAAAATTTATGATTGATGAAGGTTACGTTAAATATAATTGTACTTGGATTCCTGACCGTCCCTTAGCAAGCTCAGAAATTGCAGAATTAAATTATTGGCGCAATCGGCTCTATCGACTGGGATTAATCGGTCAATACGATAACGGAATCGGTTTTGGGAATGTGAGTCAACGAGGAAAAATAGACAAAAAAATTATTATTTCTGGCACTAATACTGGAGGGATTCCAGTATTAAATGAATCCCATTACACCACAGTTATAGACTACAATTGGCAAGAAAATCGGGTCACTTGTCGGGGAACAATTGCCGCTTCTTCGGAAACTCTCACCCATGGAGCAATTTATGAAGCGAATCCCCAGATTAATGGGGTGATTCATATTCATCATCGCCCCCTGTGGCAAAATTTGATGTATCGAGTGCCGACCACTCAAGAAAATATCGCCTATGGAACCCCAGACATGGCCGCAGAAATTATCCGTTTATGTCAAGAAGAGCGTCTAGAGGAGCAACAAATTTTAGTGATGAGTGGTCATGAAGAAGGAATTATCGCCTTTGGTCAAGATTTAGAAAAAGCGGGCAAATTATTATTATCCTATTACTGGCAATCTCAAGCATCTTGAAAGTGACCTCCTCTCCAACTCACCACCAGGGAGAAAAAAGTAGTTTTGATTTAGTCGTTTTCATGTTAACTTATTCTGTAGATTTTCGTCTTTGAGGAATGCCATCGTGATCGACATCTTCCATCATCTATCTGTCTCGATCGACTTTTCGCCCCTTACCAATGTCTTGATGACTATTTCGGAGCAAGACGTGGATATCATCGGCAATGTCCAGAAATCCTTCTCAAATTTTGTCAAAACTGGGCAAGCATGGGCCTTATTAATCGGTTTGGTTGTCGGTTATATGTTTCGAGGTTTTACTTCTTATTAGCTTTTCGCCTATCAGCATTCAGCCAGAGTGAGCAATTCTTGCTATTCTTATGCTTGTAGGGTTGGAGATTTTTCTAA is a genomic window containing:
- a CDS encoding glycosyltransferase family 39 protein; translation: MSLKPQSLRTKKHFSINVLLIIVILSLSIFLRFFELSQKPYTTDEVRTLLSSSGYTSQELISQSFNGQILTVKDLNKYQDFASEKTDKDTIYAVTKQDSNPPLYFILLRYWMKFWGNSVLVTRGLSVLIGLLLLPVVYWLSLELFSSSIVGWMTVCLIAVSPFHMINSQEIRFYSLFSLAIILSSLALLRSLRSNNNFNWLGYGLTLALGIYSHVNFIFVYFAQTVYVIVTQKFKFNKLILNHILASTILFVSFLPWALFIIINWSNLTSGLGWMTNFQISVLERILTIIFNTSTVLVDFNNQFNFKNPLPYLIFIIIIYSFWFMYRKAPFHTFLFIALLVIIPGLSQIIPDFLQGGRRTIYSRYLTPSYIGVSLSVAYLLASKAFHGVEKPLKRRLWQLISIAIISLGIFSSLAIAKSPTGRTQGIVPIMNLQIAEVINKSPNVLVITDDMYHRVLALTHLLNSDVYLQVVYGENQKELEEKLSKLEQIGSKFDNIFLYIPSDQLIQQIETNGYNTQLIVSDKDKKRYWLYKITK
- a CDS encoding class II aldolase/adducin family protein — translated: MIDEGYVKYNCTWIPDRPLASSEIAELNYWRNRLYRLGLIGQYDNGIGFGNVSQRGKIDKKIIISGTNTGGIPVLNESHYTTVIDYNWQENRVTCRGTIAASSETLTHGAIYEANPQINGVIHIHHRPLWQNLMYRVPTTQENIAYGTPDMAAEIIRLCQEERLEEQQILVMSGHEEGIIAFGQDLEKAGKLLLSYYWQSQAS